A window of Procambarus clarkii isolate CNS0578487 chromosome 69, FALCON_Pclarkii_2.0, whole genome shotgun sequence contains these coding sequences:
- the LOC123772346 gene encoding protein starmaker-like gives MSANIESNTSANIESNMSANIESNMSANMTPLGTISKTSRQTPLGTISKTLRQTPLGDDIKDLKADSTRHDIQDLKADTTGHDILDLKADTSGHDIQDLKADNTGHDIQDLEADTTGRDIQDLKADTTGHDIQDLKTDTSGHDIQDLKADNTGHDIQDLKADTTGLETPGLDLKVDTSGHDILDLKVDTSGHDILDLKVDTSGHDILDLKVDTSGHDIQDLKVDTSGHDIQDLKVDTSGHDILDLKVDTSGHDIQDLKVDTSGRDILDLKADTSGRDILDLKADTSGHDIQDLKADTSGRDILDLKADTSGRDILDLKVDTSGHDILDLKVDTSGRDILDLKADTSGRDILDLKADTSGRDILDLKVDTSGHDILDLKVDTSGRDILDLKADTSGRDILDLKADTTGHDIEDLKADTTGHDIQDLKADTSGHDIQDLKADTSGHDIQDLKADNTGHDIQDLKADTTGHDIQDLKADTTGRDVQDFKADTTGRDIQDLKADNTGHDIQDLKADTTGRDILDLKADTSEHDIQDLETDTSGHDIQDLKTDTSGHDIKDLKTDTTGHDIQDLKGGTTGHDIQDLKADTTGRDIQDLKTDTSGHDIKDLKTDTTGHDIQDLKADNTGHDIQDLKADTTGHDIQDLKADTTGHDIQDLKADNTGHDIQDLKADTTGHDIQDLKADNSGHDIQDLKADNTGHDIQDLKADTSVRDIQDLKADNTGHDIQDLKADNTGHDIQDLKADTSVRDIQDLKADNTGHDIQDLKADNTGRDIQEKRQFIYESTS, from the exons ACACCACTGGGCACGATATCCAAGACCTCAAGGCAGACACCACTGGGCACGATATCCAAGACCTTAAGGCAGACACCACTGGGGGACGATATCAAAGACCTCAAGGCAGACTCCACTCGGCACGATATCCAAGATCTCAAGGCAGACACCACTGGACACGATATCCTAGACCTCAAGGCAGACACCAGTGGGCATGATATCCAAGACCTCAAGGCAGACAACACTGGGCACGATATCCAAGACCTTGAGGCAGACACCACTGGGCGCGATATCCAAGACCTCAAGGCAGACACCACTGGGCACGATATCCAAGACCTCAAGACAGACACCAGTGGGCATGATATCCAAGACCTCAAGGCAGACAACACTGGGCACGATATCCAAGACCTTAAGGCAGACACCACTGG tttggagacccctggtctAGACCTCAAGGTAGACACCAGTGGGCACGATATCCTAGACCTCAAGGTAGACACCAGTGGGCACGATATCCTAGACCTCAAGGTAGACACCAGTGGGCACGATATCCTAGACCTCAAGGTAGACACCAGTGGGCACGATATCCAAGACCTCAAGGTAGACACCAGTGGGCACGATATCCAAGACCTCAAGGTAGACACCAGTGGGCACGATATCCTAGACCTCAAGGTAGACACCAGTGGGCACGATATCCAAGACCTCAAGGTAGACACCAGTGGGCGCGATATCCTAGACCTCAAGGCAGACACCAGTGGGCGCGATATCCTAGACCTCAAGGCAGACACCAGTGGGCACGATATCCAAGACCTCAAGGCAGACACCAGTGGGCGCGATATCCTAGACCTCAAGGCAGACACCAGTGGGCGCGATATCCTAGACCTCAAGGTAGACACCAGTGGGCACGATATCCTAGACCTCAAGGTAGACACCAGTGGGCGCGATATCCTAGACCTCAAGGCAGACACCAGTGGGCGCGATATCCTAGACCTCAAGGCAGACACCAGTGGGCGCGATATCCTAGACCTCAAGGTAGACACCAGTGGGCACGATATCCTAGACCTCAAGGTAGACACCAGTGGGCGCGATATCCTAGACCTCAAGGCAGACACCAGTGGGCGCGATATCCTAGACCTCAAGGCAGACACCACTGGGCACGATATTGAAGACCTCAAGGCAGACACCACTGGACACGATATCCAAGACCTCAAGGCAGACACCAGTGGGCACGATATCCAAGACCTTAAGGCAGACACCAGTGGGCACGATATCCAAGACCTCAAGGCAGACAACACTGGGCACGATATCCAAGACCTCAAGGCCGACACCACTGGGCACGATATCCAAGACCTCAAGGCAGACACCACTGGGCGCGATGTCCAAGACTTTAAGGCAGACACCACTGGGCGCGATATCCAAGACCTCAAGGCAGACAACACTGGGCACGATATCCAAGACCTTAAGGCAGACACTACTGGGCGCGATATCCTAGACCTTAAGGCAGACACCAGTGAGCACGATATCCAAGACCTAGAGACAGACACCAGTGGGCATGATATCCAAGACCTCAAGACAGACACCAGTGGGCATGATATCAAAGACCTCAAGACAGACACCACTGGGCACGATATCCAAGACCTCAAGGGAGGCACCACTGGGCACGATATCCAAGACCTTAAGGCAGACACCACTGGGCGCGATATCCAAGACCTCAAGACAGACACCAGTGGGCATGATATCAAAGACCTCAAGACAGACACCACTGGGCACGATATCCAAGACCTCAAGGCAGACAACACTGGGCACGATATCCAAGACCTTAAGGCAGACACCACTGGGCACGATATCCAAGACCTTAAGGCAGACACCACTGGGCACGATATCCAAGACCTCAAGGCAGACAACACTGGGCACGATATCCAAGACCTCAAGGCAGACACCACTGGGCACGATATCCAAGACCTCAAGGCAGACAACAGTGGGCACGATATCCAAGACCTCAAGGCAGACAACACTGGGCACGATATTCAAGACCTCAAGGCAGACACCAGTGTGCGCGATATCCAAGACCTCAAGGCAGACAACACTGGGCACGATATCCAAGACCTCAAGGCAGACAACACTGGGCACGATATTCAAGACCTCAAGGCAGACACCAGTGTGCGCGATATCCAAGACCTCAAGGCAGACAACACTGGGCACGATATCCAAGACCTCAAGGCAGACAACACTGGGCGCGATATCCAAGAAAAACGCCAGTTCATCTACGAATCAACGTCATGA